TCTCCAGCCATGAATCTTAATAAAATTCCATCCTTCCTTCTCAGCATCTTCCTCATTGAAACCAAAAACCAAAAGAGAAATCTCCCTAGCTGGCCACGTTCTCAACTCGACACGAAACAACCGTTTTTCATCACTCAAAACCCAGCAGCCCTCCTCCCCTCCAGCTCCCACTCCGACACTCCTCCGACACTCTTGCCAGCAATTGTCATATTAAAACATGGTTAATTTTTAAAACTTTTGTAGTAACCATGAGCAGAGCTGTGGCATAATCCACATAGAGCCACAAAATTGGTTTCCTGATCAGAGCCTCCCTGGGCAAAAGGTTTCAAATGATGAAATCTGGCTCTGGATGGAATGGTTTTATCTGGATAATGCCCTAGAAGAATTTTCCAATCCCTCAATCTATAAGCAGAAAGAGTGATTTTTCTCCCACATTTTTTGCATTTCAGGTTTTGTTTTTCCAGAATTGCCAGTTTTCTTTTTCTGGATAATCTTTTACGCTTTCTCTCCATGATAAAGGCTGCTCACTTTCCGAAATAAAGCCTTTATTCCGTTTTTGATCTTTCCAGAGCCTCCTGGATCTGCCACTCATCAGGTTTCACTGGAGCAGTATTGCTCTGTTGGGCTGCTGGAGTGGAAACAGAGGGGGGGCTCTCAATAATGCCATCCTCAATCAGGATTCCTCTCCAGTATTTTTTTGAGGCCTCATTCAATGTTTTCCATTCATCCAGGAGGAGAGGGAGCAGATGGTTCTTTCTGATCTCAATGATGGGCTCCTGGGAAACTCCAGGAGTAGCTGGAGATCTCCTGGCTTTTTTGGGCTGATAAGTGATTTGGCAGCCAATGTTTATCTGAACATTCTGCCTCAGAAACTTGATCTCCAGCTGCTCATTCTGGGGAGGGAGCTGATCCATGCCAATCAGGAAAGCCTCCCAGAGAGATGTTGTTACAAAACAAACATCAGAGCCCAGCTTTTTAGTAACCAGGTGTTTGAATCGAGGATACACCTGGAGCTTTTCAGGCAGCACTCTGATGGTAACTTTTTCAGGGCACTCCTCATCAGGATAGATGATCTCAGATTCCAATCCCAAACTGAGCCCTCCAGGAGTGGCTTTCTTATTCTCTGGTTTTCCTTAATTGTCTTTTTTGTCCAAAATTTCTTCTGTTTACTCTAAACTTCTAAAGAACTCAAGAAGCTGGGCTCCTTTTGTCGAACAAGCATATTTTCCTTCCTTATTTTTGATAACAGTCCTCATTTGACCATAGATTTGCTGTATTTCTGTTCTACACATTGTCCGACACGTTTATATCTGGTGTCCGACACAGATGATACCATCACATGGGGCATAGAAAGATGGAGCAAATCATCATAACGATTCTGGCAGCAATAGGCACAGTGATTTTCTGGGTTAGATGGAATGATTCATGGAAACTCTATCAACGTATAACAAACTGGCAGAAAAGAGCCCATCATCTGTGCTCTCTAATAGAAACCAAAAGAGGAGGAATGTAAATGGAAACCAAACAAGCAAATCGAGCTATGAAGCTCGAATTAATAATTAAGATGGCTGAAGGAAACCACCAATTAGTTAAGGATGCCCTAGAAGGCCGTTTCATTGTGCATCCAAACAAGAAAGTGCAGATCAGATATCGGCTTATGAAGGCCATGCTCAAGAGTGATTTTGCTCTCAGAGAAACCATAAAATTCTATATGGATAGGGAAACACAATGAACGAAGTTTTTATTGGGCTGCTGATTAACCTGGGAATAGTTGCTCTGTTTTTGCTGGCTATCGGAATAAAGAGGATTTTGAGAGGGAGGATCCAGAAATGAAAACTCCAAAAATAGCAGTGAGGATCCCTAGAGAGGAAATCTCAGCAATGGATATCCTGGTTCGGAAAAGGCCAGGAGTTTTCAAGGATAGATCTGATTTTGTGAGAAAGGCCATTCTAGAGCTCATCAAGCACTATGATGAATATGAGAAAAGCCTGAAAGAGATGAGCTCCAAATGATGAGTAAGACAAACAAATGGCGATCACTCTCAACTTTTGCCAGGCTTGAATGTGGCTGTGTGCTGAAAAAAAGCTCTCCTTTTGGGCTTTTCTGGATAGACACATTATGCGAAAAGCACAGAGTCGAATACTATGCAGATCCAATCCAGATACTCATGGATTTGAGGAGGGAAATCAATGAGTGAAGCTAAACGTGGTTGTGGCTGGAGAAAAATAGGAGGCCTCTATCTGGTTTCAGATCCAGGCCAGCATCTCAATTGTGATGGGCTGCCCCTAGAGCTCCAGGAATGTGATTGCTGTGGCTTTAAGCCTCCATTCAACAGAAAGCTCCAGCTGCTCAAGCCAGCATACATCATCCAGGCAGAACAGAATCTTCATCTGAAACTGAAAGCCAGAGGAGCAGCTGGAGAAATCTGTGGCTGCTGGAAAGATTGCCCCACATGCCATCCAGATCCAAAAGGATCCTATGGCCTCATGTTTGTGGGGCAAAAGAGCTACACTCCCAGCACTTTCATAAAAGAGGCTCTCAGCATGGGAGTGAGCAAAAGGATCCCCGAGATCCCCAGCTATCTCAAGCTAGGAGAAACATGGATTTTCCTAGCACATCTGAAAACTCCAAATGTGTGCCTGGCACTGCTGAAAGACAATGGCCTCCACATGAAAGAACCAGAAACAATCCCAGCCATCTTCTACGGTTTCAAGCCCAGCAGAGTGGAGTTGGTGTGCTGGAAAGGGCAATTGAGCAATGATCAAATTCTCAGTCTAGAAAAGAAAGGTATTAGTCCAGTATTCCTAGAGGATTCTCCTGAAAATCGTAAACGACATAAAAATGCAAAAGCAAAAGGCGATAGACTAGAAAAATATCTCAGGGAGGAGGATGAGGAATGAGCCCCACTCCCTATGCCTCAAAACATAGATTGTGGGCAGTGGATAAGATTGCCCCTTATGATGGTATCATGCTGGATTTCAAGCATAGGATCCTGAGATATAATAAGGTCAGATTCTGGATCAGGTTTGAAACCCAGGATAAGCTCTGGATCTGGGCAATGCCCCTGGAGAATCCCAAAATGAAACCCATAGAGCATTGGAAATATCGAGCTAGATTAGAGATCATGGAGGAGATCCAAAAACATCAGGAGGCGATAGCATGATCCCGAGTGAAGATAAGAGTAAAAGAGAGAAATTCAAGCCCCGAGCAACCAAATACTCTCACTGCCCAAACTATAACAATTCAGAGGAGCTCTGCCCTGTTTTTAACTGGGAAATCAAGAGAGCCCTGGCAAGAAAACAGGCAGTATGTGATGATAGACCAACAGAAAAAGAACGAGCAAACTGCTGAGGCACTGAGGCCACTCTCTAAATTTCATCTCAAACCTTTTTCTTAATCTTTTCTCTTGAAAAAAGACATAGAAAACGCAATGTTTGAATGCTCTCCACAAAATCGGCTTGGCCTTTCTCGGTAACACTATAAACTCGGTAACACTATAAACGCGTGTTTGCCTTGTTCTACATTTCCCGATAACGAGATTATGAGAAAGCAATTCATCACTTTCAAGACGCATTAATGAGTTATAAATCAATCCCGATCCTATGTGAACATGGAAAGCATCCTCAATTTTAGCTTGTAAAGCATAGCCAGAAATAGGCTCACGACAAAAGAATAAGCTCAGAGTGTCAATGTTACGAGAAAGAATCTTTCGCCTTAACTGTCTATTCAAGATGAATCCCAATCCTATCAGGCCAGCAGCTGCTCATCTTTCCTTTATTTCTTTCTGGTTCCAGGGAGCTTCTGCATCAAGTGGCATGGCCTGTTCTTTCTCTTTCCTTTCAAGAAGCATTTATGATCACTGATCTCCTGTGATGTGAGGATCCTCTGGTATTTCTTACAGAAATGAACCCAGATGTTCACTCTGATGATTCAGATTTCTCCTTTTTCACCAAACTGATGTAACTAGCCATAGCTTCATTGAAATCTGTTGATGTGCCTGGATGCTGTTTGGCCTCCAGAGCGTTTCTATCAAACATTATCCTCCTGTAATACCAAAAGATAGGCCAGGGAGCATGCAGCACAAGAAACATGATAGCACTCCAGGGAGAAGGCAGCAGCAAGAGGCAGAGCCACAACATGACAAATGGATACAGGAATACAGTGCCGAGAACAGTAAAAGTTATTAGCAGATCATTCCAATCCATAGTTTTCATCTCCAATGTGGATAGAGAAAGGGGAGAAAGTGGGAACATCAGGCTCATGCCTATCGCATGAACCAGATCTCTGCAAACCAGATATACTCACATATCGTAATGAATAAGCTGGTTCCCAGAATTGCCAGGTTTATCTTTCTCACTGTTCTTACCTCCTTTTCTATTGTTTGGGAGAAAGGAAGAAAGATGGGGAAGAAAAAAACCATCCTTCCTTCTCTACTGTGCAATCAGCACTTAACTATGGAATAGTTTTCAGTATTTAAATTATGATAGAGGATTGTTCTATCAAAAATTCAGTTGATCTCTGGATAGGCTGGATAGAAAATTATCAGAGCCCAGATTCCGATGCAGCTGAGAAAGAAAAGAATGAGGAAAATAATAAGCCCGATTTCCATTGAAATCACATCCTATTTGGGGATCCGAGCATCATTTTTCTCTTATACACTGTTTGCTGATTGCAGTGCTCATCAGGGCAGCCACAAGTTATGAGCCACATGGATCTTTTGCTTTCAGATCTCTTGAGCTGAATATCCTTACAGAAAACATCATTTTGGTGATTATAGAGCAGCTCCTGGGCTCTTTTGATGCTGAATTTTATCTTACAATACATCACTCTAGGCTGCCCCACTTTTCTTTCTGATGGATGCGTTTTCTCTTTCCTGATCCAGCCAGCTCCTCCCATGTGAATCACAGCTCTGGTTTCCTGGAAAGGGAGATAAATAGCCCTATGGAACATGAGCCTAGAGGAATGTTCTATGTTTTGTCTTTCTCAAAATGCTTTCAGAATCTCTGGCATGGATATGAGCTCAATGGCTTTCACCAATCTCCAGCAGCTGCTCCCAATGATTCTGCAAAAGGTTTCATAACGGATCTCATCCTGGTTTTCCAGCATTTATAACAATAGCTTTCCGTTTCTTTCTTGATCTCATCTAGCCCAGCCAGTTTGATCAGCCCCAACATTCTCATAACAGCAAACCTCTCAGCTTTCTCTTTCTTAGAATCCTGAAACTCCTGGCTGCATTTAGAACAGGTTTTTTCTTTTCCCATGATTTTCCTCCTGAATTTTCAAGATTGATTTCTTTTCCCTTTTTAGCGCATGTTCAATCCTGGGATTTCCCACTCCCACTATTTTCATCTTTCTGACTTGAGCCAGTGTTGTGCTCACATTCCTGAGCCTGATTTCTAGCTGTTCAGGATTTAAAGCCCTGAGCTCAGCCTCATTTTTGAATTTCACAGTGATCACGCCTGGATCTTTCCCTCCTTTTTAGCGCCAGGATATACAAAAGACATGTCCAGCAGCTCATTCAGGACCTCCCATAAAATCTGCCAGATTCTTTTTGCACAGGTCCTTATTCTGCTGCTCCACATCCACTTTCCCTTTCAGGATCTCCTCAATCTCGCTCCATTTGGGCATCCAGATCAGCTGGTTTCCTTTCTGATCAGTGAGATGAACAAACAATCCCACTCTCCAGGCATGATTATCTGTTGTGCTCTTTTCAGGATGGGGATCAAAATAGGGCTGCCTGATTTCTACTTTCACAAATTTCACCAAGAAAAGATTTTCAGGCATCATTCAAACTCCTCCTCTCTCCACACTTTTGGGCTCTCCTCTTTTTCTTTTGGGGGAGCCTCCCCATTCATTGGTTTTGTGGATTTCACATGAGAACTTGAGCGCGCGCGCGTTTTCTGTTTTTTGTGGATCATTGGAGGAGGCTCCTGGGCTCTCTTTTTTGGAGCTTCTGTTATATAAAACAGATTGATATTCCCCACAATGATCATACCAGTAAAAGCCAGCATCAGCCAGAAACAATAGGATACCAGGTCCTCCTCAGGGATAGATCCTAGATTTCCATAGCTCTGGATCAATAATAGAGCAGCTGCTCCCAGGAGAGCTGCCTCAAACACCAAGCTCAGAATGATTTTTCTCATCTTTCTCATATTTCTCTACTCCCAGAATGATTGCACATCCAAACAGAACCAGAGTGCTGATCCTAGCCAGATCTGGCCAGAAAGGAAAGGGGCTCACTGCCAGCACAATGAAAGGAGCTATAATGGCATCAAACATAAAAGCGCAACTTTTCACAGTGGGTTTCCACTTGATGAGAATCAGCAGCGCTGCCAAAACTCCCAGGGCATAAAACCTGTGGATCTGATCAAACCACTGGCCAGCCCACAGCTGGAAAACTGGATTGAAAATGTGGAGATGGCCATAAACGAAAACAGGCAGCTCCCAGAGATCAGCAGCCACAAACACCATTAAGGCAGCAGCTGGAAAACAGAAAGAGAGCTCCAGCCTCCCTGTTCTTTTCAGCAGCATAGCAGCGTACAATCCTCCAAAAAGCAGATAGATCCATAGAAAGCTGGCTATTTTGGGCAAATCCATAGAAGCAACAATATCAGCAGCTCCAATAATGATCAGCTCAATGCCCAGGAACATCAGTTTTCTGTTCATTCTTTCATATTTGTTCCATTTTACCAGCATGATCAGGATCGAGAACAGAGGAAACCAGATGCTGGCCATAATCAATAGATCACTGAGCATGATTAAAACTCCCTAGCACTTTTCTTTTCCAATGGGCTCAGGATCCTCCTCAGCAATGGATGGAAATTCCCAAACACATAGGAATAAAACATCAGAGTTTGCAGGGCGCCCTTTTGGAATCGTTCAGAATAGTGGGCAGCCGAGAGCCCCCAGATGAATTTCAGTTTCACTTCTCTCTCTCGGGCATACTGGCTGAGCCTGATCCCCAGCTCCCCATCCTCATTCACTCTCAGCTTATGAAAACCTCCCACAGCCCAAAACACGCGCGCATGAACAGCCAGGAAATTGCCTGATGGAGAAAATTGGCCAATCCTGGCAGCCATCCATCTCAGAAGATCAAAAGCAGCATAGGCAGCTGAGCAGATAACTCCTCCATTCAGGGGAATTGTTCTGCCTGAAACAGCAGCCACAGTGGGATCCTGAAACTCCTGGCTCATCCGAGCTAGGAAACCCTGAGGCAGCACTGCATCAGCATTGGTAAAAAGAAGGATCTTTCCTCTAGCAGCCCTGGCTCCTCTGTTTCTCAGATATCCCAGGTTTCTAGTTTCATCAATCAATCCAGTGATCTTCAGTATATCTCTGAAGCTATCTATAAGATCTCTGGAGCGATCTGTGGATCCTCCATCAATCACAATGAGCTCCACTCCAGGGCTCTGGGAAACCAGAGAGCTGAGGAAACCTGGGATATGTTTCTCCTCATTCAAACAGGGCACACTCACAGAGATCTCAGATCCTCTTTCCCTTTCTATCAAACTTTCCAGAGAGGAGCATCTCCACTTTTGCTTTCAGATCTAACAGCTCAGCCTTTTTCATTTTCAGGATCTGAGCATCAGGTTTCAGGCTCCATCTCTTATTCAGATAGTAATTCCAGAAAGCCACTAGGAAAGTGGCAATCACCCAGGCAATGAATGTTCCTCCCCAGAGATATAGAAACAGCGCGCGGAAAGCCCATTCATAGAGTGCATAATTGAGGATTGTTCCACTGGCGCCAATCAGTATAAAATTCCAGAGCATGTGTTTCCACAGATAGAATCCAGCCAGCTGCTCTCCCACTTGTGGGATCCTCCTGAGGAGGCTGCTGATGTTTTTGGTGAGGAAATCACTCTCATGGATTACTGCTTTCTTTTTTCTCATCTTTTTTCATCTCAAATATCACAGATTTCTTATCCCATCTCATGCAATCTCCCAGAATGTAGAAAAACAGAATAAATGAGAAAGGCATGGCTGCCACAAGAAAAATGGAATATAGGCCCTGTTTCAGATTTGCCCAGGCAGCAGCCAGGATCTCACTCTCTCCCAGAAATACAATGATCCATCCAATGCAGAAAGCAATGAGAGCAATGGGAAAAGCCAGGATCCTCTTATTCATTGTTGAGCTCCTCTCCTGGTTTTCCAGAGATAATCCAAAAGAATGAAACTGTTAGCCAAGAACAGGATGAACATGGGCTGAGCTGGAGCTCCCAGGCTGCCCAGCATAAACTGGCTGAAAGTGAAATTGATCAAAAGCAGAAAGCCAGCCAGGATCCTTTTGAACCACAAGAGCCCAGGGATCCTTTTCTTATGTTTAATGATCACTGATCTGCCCTTTCCAGGTCCGGCATCCTGGAGATCCTGGCGCCTCCAGGACCTGGGGATCTCATCAGGATCCCTCCTTCTCCTCCTCTTTTTCCCATGATGCAAAAGATTGGCCAGATAGGTCCAGGTCCTGGACATATCACGCTTAAGCCCTCTCACAAACTGATTGAGGATCCCTATGTATGGTCCTCCTCCCATTGCACTGAGAGCTCAGGAAAGGCACTGTGCATCCTTTCCCTGATTTCCTCCATTCTCAGAGGCTGAGAAAACTGTAAGGCTACTCCCCTGAATTGGTTTGGCAATCCCCAGAGCTTTTTATGAAAAATGATCTTAACCAGCTGAGTGGCTTTCTGGCTCATGGCTGTCCTTTCCTGTTCAGATTTCTCCTGGAGCGCGCGCGCTTTATCACTGAGTCTCCTTCCAGGCTCTTTCTTTTTCCAGGGCTGATCCCAATCTTTCAATATTCATCTCCCCATCACTATCTGGATGTGAGAGCTGCTATTACTGCTCCTATCAATAGGAAAAACACAATGGTGATGATTTGAAAGCCAGGGAGCTGAGAGGCATCTGTGAGATAGACAGTTAGAACCCACTCATTATCATAAGCCACTTGTTCAATGGCAGCCATGATGAGCCCCAGGAGCCCACACACCAGAATGATCATGCCAGGTTTTGCATTGCTGCTCATTTCTTATTTATCAGCCTCACAAGAACAAAAGCTCCAAAAGCGAAAGCCACGATCAGGAGCATAAATGTGGCAACGCCCTGAGCAATGAGCTGCCATTGTCCTCCATAGAATTCCCCCAGCCCCAGAAGAACCAGGAGAAAAGCAAAAAGGCATATACCAATAGTTACGATGGCAGCAGCATCATCCATTATCTCTTTCTCCTCAGGATCACAGCCAAGAGAATTAATAGGATCGGAATGAATATAAGCCCTATCACTGCTGCCTGAGCCAGCTCATTGGGATTGACACCTATCTTAAACTGCCAAACGATAGGAGGCTGCCAGCCTGGAACAATGATGATCGTGAGGATCAGATCATCCAGCCAGGTGATTGGGGAGCTCCAATTCCTATAAAAGAAATCACTCCAGCTAATTTCAATGCTCCAATTGCGATAGAAATAATCCTCCCAGGAGATTGCTGTGCTCCAGTTTCTGTAAAACCATCCATTCCAGGTGATGGCAGTGCTCCAGTTACGATAGAACCAGCAGCCCCAAACATTGGGATTCTGCCATGCTCTCTGAAAGAAGTCAGCCCAGACGAGAGGAGAACTCCAATTTCGATATGTCCACAGAGTCCAGACGATAGGAGATCTCCACTCTGCTCCTGTGGAATAAATGATCTCTAGGAAAACCTGTTTAAAAGTTAATGTTCCTGTTCCAACATTATGTTTGGTCAGGTTCATTCTGCACTCATTGATTCTTGCCAAACTGTTTATTGTTGCTTTCAAATCTACGCTTTCATTGGGAATCCAGGTTGTTGTTCCATCACCATAAAAGTTAGCTGTCAGACTCCATGCTCCACCACTTGATCCATACAATAAACAGGCCACATTATGCATATCATTGTTTGTTTGGACCTGCCCTTTCAGTTTAATGCTTGTGATAGTGCTAAAGCTCGACACTGAAGTATCGGCAAAACCGTAATAGGCATCTACTGAATGATCCGTATAAGCTCCAATTTCGTTTCCTGCTGCTTGTTGTAGATATGGTGTCGTTCCTGTGTGAGTATTCCAATTTGCGATAGTTGCAGAAAAATAATTTACATAGTCTGATTCTGTTGTGGTTGCTCTAACCTGTGGAATCAAAATCAGTGAGAGAACAGAGGCCAAGATCAGGATTAGAACTTTGGCTGATAGGCGAATGTGCAATTATAGATCATATCCGCTATGGGTAATTCTGATGTCCAGTTTCCCTGTTTGGGGCAATACCAGAAATTTGTGGGAGCTGTGCCATCATTCCAGGGAGTGCCAGTGTTATTGAGAACCACATTGTTCCAGCCAGTGACGATTTTGCTGTCTGTCATGTTCGTTAATGTCATGTTCACTCTGGTATAGAGCTCAGCTCCAGCTGCATTAGTGGCTAGAGTGTAATTGAGTTTCACAACCACATAGAATCCGATTTGCCAGCCATCATGCACTCTGGTGTTCTGGCCAGTGGCAGTGAAATTATAAACCCATTGCCAGGCAGTGCCT
The window above is part of the Candidatus Zixiibacteriota bacterium genome. Proteins encoded here:
- a CDS encoding glycosyltransferase, whose translation is MPCLNEEKHIPGFLSSLVSQSPGVELIVIDGGSTDRSRDLIDSFRDILKITGLIDETRNLGYLRNRGARAARGKILLFTNADAVLPQGFLARMSQEFQDPTVAAVSGRTIPLNGGVICSAAYAAFDLLRWMAARIGQFSPSGNFLAVHARVFWAVGGFHKLRVNEDGELGIRLSQYAREREVKLKFIWGLSAAHYSERFQKGALQTLMFYSYVFGNFHPLLRRILSPLEKKSAREF
- a CDS encoding HNH endonuclease, whose protein sequence is MERKRKRLSRKRKLAILEKQNLKCKKCGRKITLSAYRLRDWKILLGHYPDKTIPSRARFHHLKPFAQGGSDQETNFVALCGLCHSSAHGYYKSFKN
- a CDS encoding GtrA family protein, which codes for MGEQLAGFYLWKHMLWNFILIGASGTILNYALYEWAFRALFLYLWGGTFIAWVIATFLVAFWNYYLNKRWSLKPDAQILKMKKAELLDLKAKVEMLLSGKFDRKGKRI
- a CDS encoding ribbon-helix-helix domain-containing protein — translated: MKTPKIAVRIPREEISAMDILVRKRPGVFKDRSDFVRKAILELIKHYDEYEKSLKEMSSK